From a single Pseudoalteromonas nigrifaciens genomic region:
- a CDS encoding histidine phosphatase family protein — MSMTAFSSRVYLLRHGELTTKDVLAGHTDFILSKKGFEQLNIACGRLANIDLVTSSSLKRCSEFARQFCDFNKIPLNITDDIKEFNFGDWDGQSYDELWQHTKTPTIGDFWQSPWLVTPPNGESMAHFYQRITTWWQQLLVNTICQGTRSQLVITHAGVIKQLLAIICQVPKQLNYQNIFTVGYGKVICIDIFFDENGQAWPKIIF, encoded by the coding sequence ATGAGCATGACAGCATTTTCTAGCCGAGTTTATTTACTGCGACATGGTGAGCTTACGACTAAAGATGTTTTAGCGGGGCATACCGATTTTATATTGAGTAAAAAAGGGTTTGAGCAGTTAAATATCGCCTGTGGCAGGTTAGCAAATATTGATTTAGTTACCTCATCGTCTTTAAAGCGCTGTAGTGAGTTTGCTCGGCAATTTTGTGATTTTAATAAAATACCACTGAATATAACCGACGATATTAAAGAGTTTAACTTTGGTGATTGGGATGGCCAAAGCTATGATGAACTGTGGCAGCATACTAAAACACCGACAATTGGTGACTTTTGGCAAAGCCCTTGGCTCGTGACGCCACCTAACGGTGAAAGCATGGCTCATTTTTATCAGCGCATAACAACGTGGTGGCAGCAATTATTAGTTAATACTATTTGCCAAGGTACTCGCTCACAACTTGTAATTACGCATGCAGGAGTAATAAAGCAATTACTCGCTATTATTTGTCAGGTGCCAAAACAGTTAAATTATCAAAATATATTTACTGTGGGTTATGGCAAGGTTATTTGTATCGATATATTTTTTGATGAAAATGGCCAAGCTTGGCCTAAAATTATTTTTTAA